In a genomic window of Rhopalosiphum maidis isolate BTI-1 chromosome 4, ASM367621v3, whole genome shotgun sequence:
- the LOC113558801 gene encoding uncharacterized protein LOC113558801, with amino-acid sequence MTDESWIDPNKIKSYKFLLESLAGDRMAVFIKKFEILQKETANSTMLSDCVPVIMDLITCDLNVDKALRQSLLRSLVQMVVSSEKVVQKISASWKTDVLLGNLIRVMREHVMTQYKHYQLYTHNVVTVMKCLAQVMKNNKAKENQLIETTYFVGNDNCTMLDVLLKPMQYLVNMNKMFNDLGCLLLNTEDTDYVGEIKRYLTQVFNKIQSKLDLVSEIIDQIMKRYERRCDKTKSADEKWKKIKDKLVRIFETTIVAPCSFTFNLYLNYYFPNEELLNEYLSTLIIK; translated from the exons ATGACGGACGAAAGTTGGATCGACCCTAACAAAATCAAAAGCTACAAATTTTTACTTG AAAGTTTGGCTGGCGATAGAATGGCTGTGTTCATTAAGAAGTTCGAAATACTCCAAAAAGAGACAGCCAACTCCACCATGCTCAGCGATTGTGTACCAGTCATCATGGACCTAATCACATGTGATCTGAACGTGGACAAAGCATTACGACAGTCGTTACTCCGCAGTCTTGTTCAaa tgGTTGTTTCGTCGGAAAAAGTTGTACAAAAGATTTCGGCCTCATGGAAAACGGATGTGCTGTTGGGAAACCTGATCCGAGTCATGCGTGAACACGTGATGACACAGTACAAACACTATCAACTGTACACACACAACGTGGTCACCGTGATGAAATGTTTGGCACAAGTTAT gaAAAACAACAAAGCAAAGGAAAACCAGCTCATCGAGACCACGTATTTTGTTGGTAATGACAACTGTACCATGTTGGATGTCCTTCTGAAACCCATGCAGTATCTAGTGAACATGAACAAGATGTTTAACGATTTGGGATGTCTATTATTGAACACTGAGGATACGGACTATGTAGGCGAAATAAAGCGTTATTTAACTCAG gtatttaaCAAGATCCAGAGTAAACTCGATCTAGTGTCAGAAATAATTGATCAAATCATGAAACGATATGAGAGACGGTGCGATAAAACGAAATCAGCTGATGAAAAATGGAAGAAAATAAA AGACAAACTCGTACGCATTTTTGAAACCACCATTGTTGCACCTTGTTCGTTTACTTTcaacttgtatttaaattactattttcctAACGAAGAACTCCTCAATGAGTATTTATctactttaattataaaataa